A single region of the Streptomyces sp. NBC_00236 genome encodes:
- a CDS encoding glycine betaine ABC transporter substrate-binding protein, giving the protein MRTALAGAAALALVMAGCGLKSGSPMVDDVVPGSAGLGQPLDGASLTVTSKNFSENIILGQMIGLIFKAAGAEVLDRTNLPGSISAREAIVQGDADAMYEYTGTGWITYLGHAKPITDPLEQWQAVRAEDRRNGVTWLPQSTLNNTYALAISKKNNAKYHLKTLSDVAALARKSPSAVTICVENEFASRNDGLPGMEKAYGMSIPAANIKKMDAGIVYTQVSKSDSCLLGEVFTTDGRIKAMDLDVLTDNKHFFPNYNAAPVIHTATFDKYPVIAALLDPLSARLTTEVAQVLNAKVDVEGEDPHEVAKDWLIEEGFIKAG; this is encoded by the coding sequence ATGCGTACGGCCCTGGCGGGCGCGGCCGCCCTGGCCCTGGTGATGGCGGGGTGCGGGCTGAAGAGCGGTTCCCCGATGGTGGACGACGTGGTGCCGGGTTCGGCCGGGCTGGGGCAGCCGCTGGACGGCGCCTCGCTGACCGTCACCTCGAAGAACTTCAGCGAGAACATCATCCTGGGCCAGATGATCGGGCTGATCTTCAAGGCCGCGGGGGCGGAGGTCCTGGACCGGACGAACCTGCCGGGCTCCATCAGCGCCCGTGAGGCGATCGTGCAGGGCGACGCCGACGCGATGTACGAGTACACGGGAACCGGCTGGATCACGTACCTGGGCCACGCCAAGCCGATCACCGACCCCCTGGAGCAGTGGCAGGCGGTACGCGCCGAGGACCGGAGGAACGGGGTGACATGGCTGCCGCAGTCCACCCTGAACAACACGTACGCACTGGCCATCAGCAAGAAGAACAACGCGAAGTACCACCTGAAGACGCTCTCCGACGTCGCCGCGCTGGCGAGGAAGAGCCCCTCGGCGGTGACGATCTGCGTGGAGAACGAGTTCGCCTCGCGCAACGACGGCCTGCCCGGCATGGAGAAGGCGTACGGGATGTCGATCCCCGCCGCCAACATCAAGAAGATGGACGCGGGCATCGTCTACACCCAGGTGTCGAAGTCCGACTCCTGCCTGCTGGGCGAGGTGTTCACCACGGACGGGCGCATCAAGGCAATGGACCTGGACGTGCTGACGGACAACAAGCACTTCTTCCCCAACTACAACGCGGCGCCCGTCATCCACACCGCGACGTTCGACAAGTACCCGGTGATCGCCGCCCTGTTGGACCCACTCAGCGCCCGTCTGACGACGGAGGTCGCGCAGGTGCTGAACGCCAAGGTGGACGTGGAGGGCGAGGACCCGCACGAGGTGGCGAAGGACTGGCTGATCGAGGAGGGGTTCATCAAGGCGGGGTGA
- a CDS encoding S16 family serine protease has product MFTRHSRPRTLALCALPVLALFGVAAFAPLPFTLAQPGTTANVLGDDHGTPVISIEGAPTRPTEGQLRMTTIVATGPTADVGIGDVIDSWFRTDRAVMPRDSVYPSGGSEKEIEKHNLDDMARSQDSAVDAALDYLGKKPGSVDVTLHLADVGGPSAGLFFALGIVDKLDGDGSGGDLTGGRTIAGTGTIEADGDVGAVGGVSLKTQAARRDGATVFLVPKAECKEAKSELPKGLRLIPVTTLKGAVDSLRALDHGGKIPSC; this is encoded by the coding sequence GTGTTCACACGCCACTCGCGCCCCCGCACCCTCGCCCTGTGCGCCCTCCCGGTCCTCGCCCTCTTCGGCGTCGCCGCCTTCGCGCCGCTGCCGTTCACGCTGGCGCAGCCGGGGACGACGGCGAACGTGCTCGGGGACGACCACGGCACCCCCGTGATCAGCATCGAGGGCGCCCCGACCCGGCCCACCGAGGGCCAGCTGCGGATGACGACGATCGTGGCCACCGGGCCCACCGCCGACGTGGGGATCGGTGACGTGATCGACAGCTGGTTCCGCACGGACCGGGCGGTCATGCCGCGCGACTCCGTCTACCCGTCGGGCGGCTCCGAGAAGGAGATCGAGAAGCACAACCTCGACGACATGGCCCGGTCGCAGGACTCCGCGGTCGACGCCGCCCTGGACTACCTCGGCAAGAAGCCCGGCTCGGTCGACGTGACCCTGCACCTGGCCGACGTGGGCGGCCCCAGTGCCGGACTGTTCTTCGCGCTCGGCATCGTCGACAAGCTCGACGGCGACGGCTCCGGCGGCGATCTCACCGGCGGCCGCACCATCGCCGGTACGGGCACCATCGAGGCGGACGGCGACGTCGGCGCGGTCGGCGGTGTCTCGCTCAAGACGCAGGCGGCCCGACGGGACGGGGCGACCGTCTTCCTCGTACCGAAGGCCGAGTGCAAGGAGGCGAAGTCCGAACTGCCGAAGGGGCTCCGGCTGATCCCGGTCACGACCCTGAAGGGCGCGGTGGACTCGCTGCGGGCGCTGGACCACGGAGGGAAGATCCCGAGCTGCTGA
- a CDS encoding IclR family transcriptional regulator — translation MTAETSQTLDRGLRVLKLLADTDHGLTVTELSNKLGVNRTVVYRLLATLEQHTLIRRDLGGRARVGLGVLRLSRQVHPLVREAALPALRSLAEDIGATAHLTLVDGTDALAVAVVEPTWTDYHVAYRAGFRHPLDRGAAGRAILAARAKPVGETAFTLTQGELEAGASGAAAALMGVTGVEGSVGVVMLADAVPERVGPRVVDAAREVADALR, via the coding sequence GTGACCGCGGAGACCTCCCAGACGCTCGACCGAGGACTGCGTGTCCTCAAACTGCTCGCCGACACCGACCACGGCCTGACGGTCACCGAGTTGTCCAACAAACTCGGCGTGAACCGCACCGTGGTCTACCGTCTGCTCGCCACACTGGAACAGCACACTCTGATACGCCGGGACCTGGGCGGCCGGGCGCGCGTCGGGCTGGGCGTGCTGCGCCTGAGCCGCCAGGTCCATCCGCTCGTCCGCGAGGCCGCGCTGCCGGCGCTGCGCTCGCTGGCCGAGGACATCGGGGCCACCGCGCACCTCACGCTGGTCGACGGCACGGACGCGCTCGCCGTCGCGGTCGTCGAACCCACCTGGACGGACTACCACGTGGCCTACCGGGCCGGCTTCCGCCACCCGCTCGACCGGGGTGCCGCGGGCCGGGCGATCCTCGCCGCCCGGGCGAAGCCGGTGGGCGAGACGGCGTTCACGCTCACCCAGGGAGAGCTCGAAGCGGGGGCGAGCGGGGCCGCGGCCGCGCTGATGGGGGTGACGGGGGTCGAGGGCAGCGTCGGCGTGGTGATGCTCGCCGACGCGGTCCCGGAACGGGTGGGACCGCGGGTGGTGGACGCGGCACGCGAGGTCGCGGACGCGCTTCGCTGA
- a CDS encoding WxL domain-containing protein, which produces MTGLLAACFVLSLGCVGATAAPSPPDIPAAAAAAGTVTPTVHCVLPAGQGEATGPQEMTVDLSPAVVEPGGKVHAKVTLGPSPATSQIALEDVPTTISLDLAMSGGATGTVTVRGAEFSMNVPVNTPMEFPPFEGDFLLPADASGEISLAPIRTLTQTKVFGSVFETPCDIVDGGGSIGTVTAEGSAAEPADLTAPADPVRPNTAVKLGGSGWTPDAAPVPSLCAEGGGGCDPLKFTSHTLRIDSYGTLTGTATLGEAGAVPDGRYQVKVNDGTKEATAPLTVEAVAAGNREIALSSDSGPVGSVITVSGRNYNPDRWINVIGLDASGTTLDDSAVYVKSGADGTFAVEFTVISDAVAAVQADEGNDPATVRTLPFTVTTGGGGGGSTAEQQLSTQVRAGTLSMTQDGDTVDFGETVLGTDSGVQRAHLNRVEVQDARGVNSGWSLTATLTGFTSADGSTIPAGAVRWAPACTAQDGSVGAPVAGSPTVLGSEAASLCRMNPDGSRPFTGGKFDAEAGLALTVPEFTRPGDYSATLTLTLL; this is translated from the coding sequence GTGACCGGTCTGCTCGCGGCCTGCTTCGTACTGTCACTGGGCTGCGTCGGGGCGACGGCCGCACCGTCCCCGCCCGACATTCCGGCGGCCGCGGCCGCGGCCGGGACGGTGACCCCGACCGTGCACTGCGTCCTGCCCGCGGGACAGGGCGAGGCGACGGGGCCGCAGGAGATGACCGTCGACCTGTCGCCGGCCGTCGTCGAACCGGGCGGCAAGGTGCACGCGAAGGTGACGCTGGGCCCGTCCCCGGCCACCAGCCAAATCGCCCTGGAGGACGTGCCGACCACCATCAGCCTCGACCTGGCGATGTCCGGCGGAGCCACGGGCACCGTCACGGTGCGGGGCGCCGAGTTCTCCATGAACGTCCCGGTCAACACGCCCATGGAGTTCCCTCCGTTCGAAGGTGACTTCCTGCTTCCGGCGGACGCCTCGGGCGAGATCTCACTGGCTCCGATCCGCACGCTGACGCAGACCAAGGTGTTCGGATCGGTCTTCGAGACACCCTGCGACATCGTCGACGGCGGCGGCTCCATCGGCACGGTCACCGCGGAGGGCTCCGCGGCGGAGCCCGCCGACCTGACCGCGCCCGCCGACCCGGTACGCCCGAACACCGCAGTGAAGCTGGGCGGTTCCGGATGGACCCCGGACGCGGCCCCCGTGCCGTCGCTGTGCGCGGAGGGCGGTGGCGGCTGCGATCCGCTGAAGTTCACCTCGCACACCCTGAGGATCGACTCCTACGGCACACTCACCGGCACCGCGACCCTCGGCGAGGCCGGAGCCGTGCCCGACGGCCGGTACCAGGTGAAGGTCAACGACGGCACCAAGGAGGCCACCGCCCCCCTCACCGTCGAAGCCGTCGCGGCCGGCAACCGGGAGATAGCGCTGTCGTCCGACAGCGGTCCCGTCGGCAGCGTGATCACCGTCAGCGGCCGGAACTACAACCCGGACCGCTGGATCAACGTCATCGGCCTCGACGCCTCGGGCACCACGCTCGACGACAGCGCGGTCTATGTGAAGAGCGGCGCGGACGGCACCTTCGCCGTCGAGTTCACCGTCATCTCCGACGCCGTCGCCGCCGTCCAGGCCGACGAGGGCAACGACCCGGCGACCGTACGCACCCTCCCGTTCACCGTCACCACCGGTGGCGGCGGGGGCGGCAGCACGGCCGAGCAGCAACTGTCCACCCAGGTCAGGGCGGGGACGCTGTCCATGACGCAGGACGGCGACACCGTCGACTTCGGTGAGACGGTCCTGGGCACGGACAGCGGAGTGCAGCGCGCCCACCTCAACCGGGTGGAGGTGCAGGACGCCCGCGGCGTCAACAGCGGCTGGTCCCTGACCGCCACCCTCACCGGCTTCACGAGCGCCGACGGGAGCACCATCCCGGCCGGAGCGGTGCGGTGGGCACCGGCCTGCACGGCACAGGACGGGAGCGTGGGGGCGCCGGTCGCCGGATCACCCACCGTGCTCGGGAGCGAGGCGGCGAGCCTCTGCCGGATGAATCCGGACGGATCACGTCCGTTCACCGGCGGGAAGTTCGACGCAGAGGCGGGGCTGGCCCTCACGGTGCCCGAATTCACCCGGCCCGGAGATTACAGCGCCACCCTCACGCTGACCCTGCTGTAA
- a CDS encoding DEAD/DEAH box helicase: MTTTASHHLSPAFPGRAPWGTAGKLRAWQQGALERYIQEQPRDFLAVATPGAGKTTFALTLASWLLHHHVVQQITVVAPTEHLKKQWAEAAARIGIKLDPEYSAGPVSKEYHGVAVTYAGVGVRPMLHRNRCEQRKTLVILDEIHHAGDSKSWGEACQEAFDPATRRLALTGTPFRSDTNPIPFVAYEEGNDGIRRSSADYTYGYGNALADGVVRPVIFLSYSGNMRWRTKAGDEIAARLGEPMTKDAIGQAWRTALSPTGDWIPNVLSAADKRLTEVRKGIPDAGGLVIATDQESAREYAKILKKVTGEKPTVVLSDEKAASKKIDTFTEDGSRWMVAVRMVSEGVDVPRLAVGVYATTISTPLFFAQAVGRFVRSRRRGETASVFVPTIPMLLDFANEMEVERDHVLDKPKKGSDEENPFSEEDKLLADAEKLEDEETEEQLPFEALESDAVFDRVLYDGAEFGMQAHPGSEEEQDYLGIPGLLEPDQVQLLLQKRQTRQIAHSRQKPASEADLLEKPAEDRPVVTHKQLLGLRKQLNTMVSAYTHQSGKPHGVIHTELRRVCGGPPSAEATAGQIEQRIKKVQEWATRMT, from the coding sequence GTGACTACTACCGCCTCCCACCACCTCTCACCCGCCTTTCCCGGCCGCGCCCCCTGGGGCACGGCCGGCAAGCTGCGAGCCTGGCAGCAGGGCGCCCTCGAGAGGTACATCCAGGAGCAGCCGCGCGACTTCCTCGCCGTCGCGACCCCCGGCGCCGGGAAGACCACCTTCGCGCTGACCCTCGCCTCATGGCTGCTCCACCACCACGTCGTGCAGCAGATCACCGTCGTCGCGCCCACCGAGCACCTGAAGAAGCAGTGGGCGGAGGCGGCCGCCCGGATAGGGATCAAGCTCGACCCCGAGTACAGCGCGGGTCCCGTGAGCAAGGAGTACCACGGGGTCGCGGTCACGTACGCGGGCGTCGGAGTCCGCCCGATGCTGCACCGCAACCGGTGCGAGCAGCGCAAGACCCTGGTGATCCTCGACGAGATCCACCACGCCGGTGACTCGAAGTCCTGGGGCGAGGCGTGCCAGGAGGCGTTCGACCCGGCGACCCGCCGGCTCGCCCTCACCGGCACACCCTTCCGCTCGGACACCAACCCGATCCCCTTCGTCGCGTACGAGGAGGGCAACGACGGCATCCGGCGTTCCTCGGCCGACTACACCTACGGCTACGGCAACGCGCTCGCCGACGGCGTCGTCCGCCCCGTCATCTTCCTCAGCTACAGCGGCAACATGCGCTGGCGCACCAAGGCCGGTGACGAGATCGCCGCCCGGCTCGGCGAGCCGATGACCAAGGACGCCATCGGGCAGGCCTGGCGCACCGCGCTCTCGCCCACGGGTGACTGGATCCCCAACGTCCTCAGCGCCGCCGACAAGCGGCTCACCGAGGTCCGCAAGGGCATCCCGGACGCGGGCGGGCTCGTCATCGCGACCGACCAGGAGTCGGCGCGCGAGTACGCCAAGATCCTCAAGAAGGTCACCGGCGAGAAGCCCACCGTCGTCCTCTCCGACGAGAAGGCCGCGTCGAAGAAGATCGACACGTTCACCGAGGACGGATCGCGCTGGATGGTCGCCGTCCGCATGGTGTCGGAGGGCGTCGACGTGCCGCGCCTGGCCGTCGGCGTGTACGCCACCACCATCTCGACGCCGCTCTTCTTCGCCCAGGCCGTCGGCCGCTTCGTGCGCTCCCGCAGGCGCGGCGAGACCGCCTCCGTCTTCGTGCCCACCATCCCGATGCTCCTCGACTTCGCCAACGAGATGGAGGTCGAACGGGACCACGTCCTCGACAAGCCCAAGAAGGGCAGTGACGAGGAGAACCCGTTCTCCGAGGAGGACAAGCTCCTCGCCGACGCCGAGAAGCTGGAGGACGAGGAGACCGAGGAGCAGCTGCCCTTCGAGGCGCTGGAGTCCGACGCGGTCTTCGACCGGGTGCTGTACGACGGTGCCGAGTTCGGCATGCAGGCGCACCCGGGCAGCGAGGAGGAGCAGGACTACCTCGGCATCCCCGGGCTGCTGGAACCCGACCAGGTGCAGCTGCTGCTCCAGAAGCGCCAGACCCGGCAGATCGCGCACAGCCGGCAGAAGCCGGCCTCGGAGGCCGACCTGCTGGAGAAGCCGGCCGAGGACCGGCCGGTGGTCACGCACAAGCAGCTGCTCGGGCTGCGCAAGCAGCTGAACACCATGGTGTCCGCCTACACGCACCAGAGCGGCAAGCCGCACGGGGTCATCCACACCGAGCTGCGCCGGGTGTGCGGCGGGCCGCCGAGCGCGGAGGCCACGGCCGGGCAGATCGAGCAGCGGATCAAGAAGGTCCAGGAGTGGGCCACCCGCATGACGTGA